In one window of Brenneria goodwinii DNA:
- a CDS encoding ABC transporter ATP-binding protein: MKASERLLSVENLSIDIDGAAVLDDVSFDVAPGQVMALVGESGCGKSLTAYAMLGLLPPAARRTAGRIMLAQTDLAALSERQLRQARGKDISIIFQEPSACLDPLTTVDAQIADAYRIHHGVSRQAALARARQMLEAVGIADPDRRLHQYPFELSGGMCQRIMISIALICDPKVLVADEPTTALDVTIQAQILDLMKRLAAERGTAIVLITHDMGVVADMADHVAVMYAGRIAEIAPVHTLFRAPAHPYTALLLASVPRLDDEPKALLATIEGSVPMAQQFIAGCRFVERCPLATPRCRDERPPLFDCGDGHRSACWHIGRIKEMNEVLR, from the coding sequence ATGAAGGCAAGCGAGCGGCTGCTGAGCGTGGAAAATCTGTCGATTGATATCGACGGCGCGGCGGTGCTGGACGATGTATCGTTTGACGTCGCTCCCGGTCAGGTCATGGCGCTGGTGGGGGAATCGGGCTGCGGCAAATCCCTGACCGCCTACGCCATGCTCGGCCTGTTGCCGCCGGCGGCGCGCCGCACAGCCGGCCGCATCATGCTGGCGCAGACCGATCTGGCCGCACTGTCCGAACGCCAACTACGTCAGGCGCGCGGTAAGGATATTTCCATTATCTTCCAGGAGCCCAGCGCCTGTCTGGATCCGCTGACCACGGTGGACGCGCAGATCGCCGACGCCTACCGTATCCATCATGGCGTATCCCGGCAGGCGGCGCTGGCCCGGGCGCGACAGATGTTGGAGGCCGTCGGTATCGCCGATCCCGATCGCCGCCTTCATCAATACCCGTTTGAACTGTCCGGCGGTATGTGCCAGCGCATCATGATCTCCATCGCGCTGATCTGCGACCCCAAGGTGCTGGTGGCCGATGAGCCCACCACCGCCCTGGACGTCACCATCCAGGCGCAGATCCTGGATTTGATGAAGCGGCTGGCGGCCGAACGAGGCACCGCGATCGTGCTGATCACCCATGATATGGGCGTGGTGGCCGACATGGCGGACCATGTCGCGGTGATGTATGCCGGCCGTATCGCCGAAATTGCGCCGGTGCACACGCTGTTCCGTGCGCCGGCGCATCCCTATACCGCCCTGCTGTTGGCCAGCGTCCCGCGACTCGATGACGAGCCGAAAGCGCTGCTGGCCACGATCGAGGGCAGCGTGCCGATGGCGCAGCAGTTTATTGCCGGCTGCCGTTTCGTCGAACGCTGTCCGCTGGCGACGCCGCGCTGCCGGGACGAACGGCCGCCGCTGTTTGACTGCGGCGATGGACACCGTTCCGCCTGTTGGCATATCGGGCGGATAAAAGAGATGAACGAGGTTTTGCGATGA
- a CDS encoding SDR family NAD(P)-dependent oxidoreductase — MEFANKKVVITGAAGIFGRWIAAWFAREGAQLCLSDNRAEALQATVEQLGLDAATTLLHTTELTDNGSLLDLAAHVRQAWGAPDILINNAGIYTRFGLLEMDLADWDRVFDVNLRAPFVLMREMAQLMIGVGKQGCIVNISSGAARKMNQNSVPYCTSKSALERLSKGFALELAEYGIRVNVVEPGFAPGSEVSLLSGDYIKNMLARIPLGRASGPEDAPAAIGYLCSARASFITGAVLSVDGGNSIGTYQRPSPAAEERQ; from the coding sequence ATGGAATTTGCAAACAAAAAAGTCGTGATCACCGGCGCCGCCGGTATTTTCGGACGCTGGATAGCCGCCTGGTTTGCCCGCGAAGGGGCGCAGCTGTGCCTGAGCGATAACCGCGCCGAGGCGCTGCAGGCTACGGTGGAGCAACTGGGTCTGGATGCGGCGACCACCTTGTTGCATACCACCGAACTGACCGATAACGGCTCGCTGCTGGATCTGGCGGCCCATGTGCGGCAGGCGTGGGGCGCGCCCGATATTCTGATCAATAACGCCGGTATTTATACCCGCTTTGGTCTGCTGGAGATGGATCTGGCCGACTGGGACCGCGTATTCGACGTAAATCTGCGCGCGCCGTTCGTGCTGATGCGGGAAATGGCGCAGTTGATGATCGGCGTCGGGAAGCAAGGCTGTATCGTCAACATCTCTTCCGGCGCGGCGCGCAAGATGAACCAGAATTCGGTGCCCTACTGTACCTCGAAAAGCGCGCTGGAACGGTTATCCAAAGGTTTTGCGCTGGAACTGGCCGAATACGGCATCCGTGTCAATGTGGTCGAGCCGGGTTTTGCGCCGGGCAGCGAGGTCAGCCTGCTGTCCGGTGACTATATCAAGAATATGTTGGCGCGCATCCCGCTGGGCCGCGCCAGCGGACCGGAAGACGCGCCGGCGGCCATTGGTTATCTGTGCTCCGCCCGCGCCAGCTTTATCACCGGGGCGGTGCTGAGCGTGGACGGCGGCAACTCCATCGGCACATATCAGCGCCCCTCGCCGGCGGCTGAGGAACGCCAATGA
- a CDS encoding ABC transporter permease: protein MQFVHPAVARSKRKVPLSVLIVALILAVIVLLAIFAPWIAPMDPARQNLLARLRPPGFEARGITFWLGTDDLGRDLLSRTLYGASVSLSVAVLSVVVSTLVGVTLGMIAGWFRGAVEALIMRLVDIMMSIPAILLAVLTVAVLGPGFLKLVLVLALTRWPRYTRVAYAQTLQVANLPFIKASELAGAGAARILLRHVLPNIAGPLLIVATAEFGLMILMEAGLSFLGLGIQPPASSWGSIMSVGRQYIERAWWIVAFPGACLFLLVFSVNVLGDWLRDRLDPRSRIR from the coding sequence ATGCAATTCGTCCATCCGGCGGTCGCAAGGAGCAAGAGAAAGGTGCCGCTTTCGGTGCTGATTGTCGCGCTGATTCTGGCGGTAATCGTACTGCTGGCGATATTCGCCCCCTGGATCGCGCCGATGGATCCGGCGCGGCAAAACCTGCTGGCGCGGCTGAGGCCGCCGGGCTTCGAGGCCAGGGGGATCACTTTCTGGCTCGGCACCGACGATCTGGGCCGCGATCTGTTGTCGCGCACCTTATACGGCGCCAGCGTCTCGCTGAGCGTAGCGGTACTGTCGGTGGTGGTCTCAACCCTGGTCGGGGTGACGCTGGGTATGATTGCCGGCTGGTTTCGCGGCGCCGTCGAAGCCCTGATCATGCGGCTGGTGGATATTATGATGTCGATTCCGGCGATCCTGCTGGCGGTGCTAACGGTGGCGGTGCTGGGGCCGGGCTTTCTCAAACTGGTGCTGGTGCTGGCGTTAACCCGCTGGCCGCGCTACACGCGTGTAGCCTATGCCCAAACGCTGCAAGTCGCCAACCTGCCGTTTATCAAGGCATCCGAGCTGGCCGGCGCCGGGGCGGCGCGCATTCTGCTACGTCATGTTTTGCCGAATATCGCCGGTCCGTTGCTGATTGTCGCCACCGCCGAGTTTGGCCTGATGATCCTGATGGAGGCCGGGTTGTCGTTTCTCGGGCTGGGTATTCAGCCGCCGGCCTCCAGTTGGGGTTCGATTATGAGCGTCGGCCGGCAGTATATCGAACGCGCCTGGTGGATTGTCGCCTTTCCGGGCGCCTGTCTGTTCCTGCTGGTTTTTTCCGTTAACGTGCTGGGCGACTGGCTGCGCGATCGGCTCGATCCCCGCTCCCGTATTCGCTGA
- a CDS encoding ABC transporter permease — MLRYIAGRLLHAAIAILGVLTIVFMIMHLSGDPTLLLVPQDASAEMINALRRQLGFDRPLGVQYLAYLHDLLHLDFGISVVQRVPALEIVASRLPYTLMLAAGALLVAIGAGIPIGILMATRRGGWLERLLTAIVVTGQSVPTFLSGILLIFIFAVTLRWLPTSGSQELSALIMPSIALGAISMSTFARMTRISVLDELGKEYVRAALARGMSRSAIVRRHVLRNAAIPVITIAALEIGNLLAGAVIIETVFAWPGIGQLAIQSIQSRDFLVVQVIVLLISFVYVMTSILADLVYALVDPRIRLAR, encoded by the coding sequence GTGTTGAGATATATAGCCGGACGGCTGTTGCATGCCGCTATCGCCATTCTCGGGGTGCTGACCATCGTATTTATGATTATGCACCTGTCGGGGGATCCCACCCTGCTGCTGGTGCCGCAGGATGCCTCCGCCGAGATGATCAACGCCCTGCGCCGGCAGTTGGGTTTCGACCGGCCGCTGGGGGTGCAGTATCTGGCCTATCTGCACGATCTGCTTCATCTGGATTTCGGCATTTCCGTGGTGCAACGGGTTCCGGCGCTGGAGATCGTCGCCTCCAGACTACCTTATACCTTGATGCTGGCGGCCGGCGCGCTGCTGGTGGCTATCGGCGCCGGTATTCCGATCGGCATCCTGATGGCGACGCGGCGCGGCGGCTGGCTGGAACGGTTGTTGACCGCCATCGTGGTCACCGGCCAAAGCGTGCCCACCTTTTTATCGGGCATTTTGCTGATTTTTATCTTTGCCGTCACCCTGCGCTGGCTGCCGACGTCGGGATCGCAGGAGCTGTCCGCGCTGATCATGCCCTCTATCGCCCTCGGTGCAATTTCCATGTCAACGTTCGCCCGCATGACGCGCATCTCGGTGCTTGATGAACTGGGCAAAGAGTACGTCAGGGCGGCGCTGGCCCGGGGAATGTCCCGCAGCGCTATCGTCCGCCGCCACGTGCTGCGCAACGCGGCCATCCCGGTGATTACCATCGCCGCGCTGGAGATTGGCAACCTGTTGGCCGGAGCGGTGATTATCGAAACGGTGTTCGCCTGGCCGGGCATCGGCCAGTTGGCGATCCAGTCCATTCAGTCGCGGGATTTCCTGGTGGTACAGGTGATTGTGCTGCTGATTTCCTTTGTCTATGTTATGACCAGCATTCTCGCCGACCTGGTGTACGCGTTGGTCGATCCGCGTATCCGTCTGGCGCGTTGA
- a CDS encoding ABC transporter substrate-binding protein yields the protein MSIKLRWVAAAALMLTASLAVAQPVKETLTIDLPGDAATLDPHLQWNTDSYSVYRNIFDNLLTRDAAGKIAPQIATSWTYINDTTIDFQIREDVSFQDGSKLSAADVVYSIKRIINPELKSPQLSQFDQINSAEVTGPNQVRITTKSPYPALLAQLVKLSIVPQAYVEKVGDQQFNQRPMGSGPYRLLNWQKGVQIELQANERYWRATPPFPRVVFRAVPDVATRIADLQTGKADLIRDLPPDQTAAVQNNPDTQVLSAPTERIGYLFINAQAGPTSDVRVRQAIAYAIDRQALIDALLEGYAAPVNVLGAPPVFGYTDQVQGYPYDPDKARERVKAAGAEGATITFLTSPVYSRAMVEAIQQMINDVGLKVEIQSSDQPTFLKRRQGDAANAGGLALGAWSCACQDADGVIFPLFRSGSLWAKYHNADFDALVDSARSILDSQQRLEKYRQAYQILRDEVPGIGLYQAYAIYGASKHLEWQPSANEAMFVMDMSWKPKP from the coding sequence ATGTCTATAAAATTGAGATGGGTCGCTGCCGCCGCCCTGATGCTGACGGCCTCACTGGCGGTCGCCCAGCCGGTAAAAGAAACCCTGACCATCGATTTGCCGGGCGATGCGGCGACGCTCGATCCGCACCTGCAATGGAATACCGACAGCTATAGCGTCTATCGCAATATATTCGATAATTTGCTGACCCGCGATGCCGCCGGCAAAATCGCGCCGCAAATCGCGACCTCCTGGACCTATATCAACGATACCACCATCGACTTCCAGATCCGCGAGGATGTCAGCTTTCAGGACGGCAGCAAACTCAGCGCCGCCGATGTGGTCTACAGCATCAAGCGCATCATCAATCCTGAACTGAAAAGCCCCCAGTTATCCCAGTTTGATCAGATTAATAGCGCGGAAGTCACCGGCCCCAACCAGGTACGCATAACCACCAAATCCCCTTACCCGGCGCTGCTGGCGCAACTGGTCAAGCTCTCCATCGTCCCGCAGGCCTATGTGGAAAAGGTTGGCGACCAGCAATTCAATCAGCGCCCCATGGGCAGCGGCCCCTACCGGCTGCTTAACTGGCAAAAGGGCGTGCAGATAGAATTACAGGCGAACGAGCGCTACTGGCGGGCTACGCCGCCCTTTCCGCGGGTGGTATTCCGCGCGGTGCCCGATGTGGCTACCCGGATTGCCGATCTACAGACCGGCAAAGCGGATTTGATCCGCGATCTGCCGCCGGATCAGACCGCCGCCGTGCAAAATAACCCCGATACGCAGGTGCTGTCGGCGCCCACCGAGCGCATCGGCTATCTGTTTATCAATGCCCAGGCGGGGCCGACCAGCGATGTTCGCGTCCGTCAGGCCATCGCCTATGCCATCGATCGCCAGGCGCTGATCGACGCGCTGCTGGAAGGCTATGCCGCGCCGGTCAACGTGCTCGGCGCGCCGCCGGTGTTTGGCTATACCGACCAGGTGCAGGGCTATCCGTACGATCCGGATAAGGCGCGCGAACGGGTCAAGGCCGCTGGCGCCGAAGGGGCGACCATCACCTTCCTGACCTCGCCGGTTTACAGCCGCGCCATGGTCGAGGCCATTCAGCAGATGATTAACGATGTCGGCCTGAAGGTGGAAATTCAGTCCAGCGATCAGCCGACCTTCCTGAAACGGCGTCAGGGTGACGCCGCCAATGCCGGCGGTCTGGCTCTTGGCGCCTGGTCCTGCGCCTGCCAGGATGCGGACGGCGTGATTTTCCCGCTGTTCCGCAGCGGCAGCCTATGGGCCAAGTACCACAATGCCGACTTTGACGCCCTGGTGGACAGCGCGCGCTCGATCCTCGACAGCCAGCAGCGGCTGGAAAAATATCGCCAGGCCTATCAAATCCTGCGTGACGAGGTGCCCGGCATCGGGCTGTATCAGGCCTATGCCATATACGGCGCCAGCAAGCACCTGGAGTGGCAGCCGAGCGCCAACGAAGCGATGTTCGTGATGGATATGAGCTGGAAGCCGAAGCCGTAG
- a CDS encoding polysaccharide deacetylase family protein, translated as MFELEGPYSADAPWLWPDELWRRQVERVRAGRSLKPQAWKDGARMAVALSFDADHETFELRNGGRSAGRLSQGQYGARAGMPRILRLLEKYGVPASFFVPAVSAMINAEEVRNVAAAGHEIGIHGWIHEFNSALDADTERDLTLRAADVLERLSGARPVGMRTASWDFSPATLGIAREMALLYDSSLMADDEPYELLEDGQPTGIVEIPVEWIRDDAPYFAMDRMSAARPYGDPLMVLGILQRELEMAYQEGGLFQLTLHPHHSGHRSRLFLLEEVIRLAQSKGDVWFTTHADLAAFCAASAGLERNTPR; from the coding sequence ATGTTTGAGCTGGAAGGGCCGTACTCTGCCGATGCGCCTTGGCTGTGGCCGGACGAACTCTGGCGGCGCCAGGTGGAGCGCGTCCGCGCCGGCCGGTCGCTGAAACCGCAAGCGTGGAAAGACGGCGCGCGTATGGCCGTCGCCCTCTCTTTCGATGCCGATCATGAGACATTTGAATTACGTAACGGCGGACGGTCGGCGGGACGCCTGAGCCAGGGTCAGTACGGCGCACGTGCCGGCATGCCGCGCATCCTGCGTCTGCTGGAAAAATATGGCGTGCCGGCTTCGTTTTTTGTACCGGCGGTATCGGCGATGATCAACGCCGAAGAAGTGCGCAATGTGGCCGCGGCGGGCCATGAAATCGGCATACACGGCTGGATCCATGAGTTTAACTCCGCTCTTGACGCCGACACCGAACGCGATCTGACCCTGCGCGCCGCCGATGTGCTGGAACGGTTGTCGGGCGCCCGGCCGGTGGGCATGCGCACAGCCTCATGGGATTTCAGCCCCGCCACGCTTGGTATCGCCCGCGAAATGGCGTTGCTCTACGACTCTTCGCTAATGGCCGACGACGAACCCTATGAACTCCTGGAAGACGGCCAGCCGACCGGCATCGTCGAAATCCCGGTGGAGTGGATCCGCGACGACGCTCCCTACTTTGCCATGGATCGGATGAGCGCCGCCCGTCCCTATGGCGATCCGCTGATGGTATTGGGCATTTTGCAGCGAGAACTGGAAATGGCCTACCAGGAAGGCGGCCTGTTTCAGTTGACCCTCCACCCCCACCATTCAGGACATCGTTCGCGGCTGTTCCTGCTGGAAGAGGTCATCCGTCTGGCGCAGTCCAAAGGCGATGTCTGGTTTACCACCCACGCGGATCTGGCGGCATTCTGCGCCGCCAGCGCCGGTCTGGAGCGCAATACCCCGCGATAG
- a CDS encoding glycosyltransferase family 2 protein, which translates to MISVSCIIPAYNEALRIGNVLDAVSRHPLLSEIIVVDDHSSDGTAELAQRQGVTVIRLPENRGKSRAVAEGIAAATGSHLLLLDADLVGLTADDITSLVQPVRQQQADVTISLRHNSPLPWRIIGLDYISGERVFARAMVAARLDELRSLPHFGLEVWLNQIWIAQHVRIRVVKWSRVISPYKAAKMGWLPGLRADAAMMRDIFRTISLREALRQILTLLRRRRA; encoded by the coding sequence ATGATCTCCGTAAGCTGCATCATTCCGGCCTACAACGAAGCGCTGCGGATCGGCAACGTGCTTGACGCGGTGAGCCGCCATCCATTGCTGTCCGAAATCATCGTCGTGGATGATCACTCCTCCGATGGCACGGCCGAACTGGCGCAGCGCCAGGGAGTAACGGTCATCAGACTGCCGGAAAACCGGGGCAAGAGCCGGGCCGTGGCGGAAGGCATTGCCGCCGCCACCGGCAGCCATTTGTTGCTGCTTGATGCTGACCTGGTCGGACTGACGGCCGACGACATCACCTCTCTCGTACAGCCGGTACGGCAACAGCAGGCCGACGTCACGATCAGTCTGCGGCATAACAGCCCCCTGCCCTGGCGCATCATCGGCCTTGACTATATTTCCGGAGAACGCGTATTCGCCCGCGCCATGGTTGCCGCACGTCTGGATGAATTACGTTCGCTGCCGCATTTCGGGCTGGAGGTATGGCTCAATCAGATCTGGATCGCGCAGCATGTACGCATCCGGGTCGTAAAATGGTCCCGCGTCATCAGTCCTTACAAAGCCGCCAAGATGGGCTGGCTGCCCGGTCTGCGCGCCGATGCCGCCATGATGCGTGATATTTTCCGCACCATCTCGCTGCGTGAAGCGCTGCGACAAATCCTCACCCTGTTGCGCCGACGCCGGGCCTGA
- a CDS encoding DedA family protein codes for MKREIGMFDLQTIETLIRAHGLMLLTPLAVIEGPIVTVIAAYMARLDYFSLSAVCVIVILGDLVGDTGFYALGRWVINPEGQPPKWLARLGLSRARLEKMVSSFDNRGGRILVFGKMTHSAGAVVLAAAGMARMNFGSFLFYNTLATIPKSLFFIAVGWTFGHAIEQVDHWMVYVSLALLILVVVVGVMWLRPEK; via the coding sequence GTGAAAAGAGAAATTGGCATGTTCGATCTGCAAACCATAGAGACGCTCATCAGAGCGCATGGGCTGATGTTGCTCACGCCACTGGCGGTCATCGAGGGGCCCATCGTCACCGTGATTGCCGCCTACATGGCCCGTCTCGACTACTTTAGTCTGAGCGCGGTGTGCGTCATCGTCATCCTCGGCGATCTGGTCGGCGACACGGGATTTTACGCCCTGGGCCGCTGGGTGATAAATCCTGAAGGCCAGCCGCCCAAATGGCTGGCCCGCCTGGGACTAAGCCGCGCCAGATTGGAGAAGATGGTCAGCAGTTTCGACAACCGGGGGGGCAGGATACTGGTGTTCGGTAAGATGACCCATTCGGCTGGCGCGGTTGTCCTGGCGGCGGCCGGCATGGCGCGCATGAATTTTGGCAGTTTTTTGTTCTATAACACCCTGGCCACCATCCCCAAGAGCCTATTTTTTATCGCCGTGGGCTGGACGTTCGGCCATGCCATCGAGCAGGTTGACCACTGGATGGTGTATGTCTCTCTGGCTCTGCTGATTCTGGTGGTGGTCGTCGGCGTGATGTGGTTGAGACCGGAAAAATGA